One Williamsia phyllosphaerae DNA segment encodes these proteins:
- a CDS encoding CocE/NonD family hydrolase produces MTVPADPDESVPHGVAPDGFGEQRLRPTPLPTLPLGDPTGGADAIRWRQLVDGPQQYPNVSIDRDVEITMSDGVRLRATVIRPADATRRPVSTRYPTIVNINPYNRALLDLLDQSVHAPLIGRAVAGLAGKVDLSGTALSGVTDLTRTLSGGVFDVFGINRNLVRSGYTQVIVDVRGTGASHGKWQILGAREQKDSVEILAWVARQAWSDGQLGLAGWSYSAINSLQTADKRPPGLKAVFAVEGCEDIVRDIYITGGLPSAFIPLWLSIVNVLKWIPNPATAARDLRRGTSLRWLANRVASPATEVGSLAWGFLTGRDDRVYDDPYFDERDPDVSKIDVPTFLFGGWHDLFGRSATSIYSHLQMEPGRKQLVVADGYHLDAGSGFGSAAHPPRVDVLERAWFDKWLKGIDNGVDNYGPVTLEQQGGSWTAGDSFPRAGASVRRLFLSDSPSGTAVHSAFDGSLGSNRSHTRASLGVHPDMRGLRSRDMTQVTAGITMVLGKDFGRDARYQERGGLTFSSAPVAERTQISGALNMRLYVSTSGQEGIWAVTVNDVAPDGTSTVLTNGALTVSNRAIDPSLSEYAEDGSLLVAHHYLSRKRKLPVPTNTPLPIDVDLVPTDAVLDIGHRLRVDVYAGSVPRYLTVVPDLIRAHGRRQDLVLDPHHPSYLSFRAIGDPDW; encoded by the coding sequence ATGACGGTTCCAGCTGATCCCGACGAGTCCGTACCGCACGGTGTCGCCCCCGACGGGTTCGGTGAGCAGCGCCTGCGCCCCACTCCCCTCCCGACCCTGCCCCTCGGTGACCCCACCGGCGGCGCGGATGCGATCCGCTGGCGCCAACTCGTCGACGGACCACAGCAGTACCCGAACGTGTCGATCGACCGTGACGTCGAGATCACGATGTCCGACGGTGTCCGCCTGCGTGCGACCGTGATCCGCCCGGCCGACGCGACCCGGCGCCCGGTCTCCACGCGCTACCCCACGATCGTCAACATCAACCCCTACAACCGGGCGTTGCTCGACCTGCTGGACCAGTCCGTCCACGCCCCGCTGATCGGGCGTGCGGTCGCGGGCCTCGCGGGCAAGGTCGATCTGAGCGGGACGGCCCTGAGCGGCGTCACCGACCTCACCCGGACGCTCTCGGGCGGCGTGTTCGACGTGTTCGGGATCAACCGGAACCTGGTTCGCAGCGGATACACGCAGGTCATCGTCGATGTCCGCGGCACCGGCGCCTCCCACGGCAAGTGGCAGATCCTGGGCGCGCGGGAGCAGAAGGACTCCGTCGAGATCCTCGCGTGGGTCGCGCGTCAGGCGTGGTCGGACGGTCAACTCGGTTTGGCCGGCTGGTCGTACTCGGCCATCAACTCGCTGCAGACCGCCGACAAGCGCCCACCCGGTCTCAAGGCCGTGTTCGCCGTCGAGGGGTGTGAGGACATCGTCCGCGACATCTACATCACCGGTGGACTGCCCTCGGCCTTCATCCCGCTGTGGCTGTCGATCGTCAACGTGCTCAAATGGATACCGAACCCGGCCACCGCCGCTCGCGATCTGCGTCGCGGCACCAGCCTGCGCTGGCTCGCCAACCGCGTCGCGTCGCCCGCCACCGAGGTCGGCTCGCTGGCCTGGGGATTCCTCACCGGCCGCGACGATCGCGTGTACGACGACCCCTACTTCGACGAGCGCGATCCGGACGTCTCGAAGATCGACGTCCCCACCTTCCTGTTCGGAGGGTGGCACGACCTGTTCGGACGCAGCGCGACGTCGATCTACTCCCACCTGCAGATGGAACCGGGCCGCAAGCAGTTGGTCGTCGCCGACGGTTACCACCTCGACGCCGGGTCCGGCTTCGGCAGCGCGGCGCACCCACCGCGGGTCGACGTCCTCGAGCGTGCGTGGTTCGACAAGTGGCTCAAGGGAATCGACAACGGCGTCGACAACTACGGACCGGTCACCCTCGAGCAGCAGGGCGGTTCGTGGACCGCGGGCGACAGCTTCCCCCGCGCCGGGGCGTCGGTGCGCAGGCTGTTCCTCTCCGACTCCCCCTCCGGCACGGCCGTGCACTCGGCCTTCGACGGCTCGCTGGGGTCGAACCGGTCGCACACCAGGGCCTCGCTCGGCGTCCACCCGGACATGCGCGGGTTGCGGTCACGGGACATGACCCAGGTGACGGCCGGGATCACGATGGTCCTGGGCAAGGACTTCGGTCGTGACGCCCGCTATCAGGAGCGCGGCGGTCTGACCTTCTCCTCCGCCCCGGTCGCCGAACGGACCCAGATCAGCGGCGCATTGAACATGCGGTTGTACGTCTCCACCTCCGGGCAGGAGGGGATCTGGGCGGTCACGGTGAACGATGTCGCCCCCGACGGCACGTCGACGGTGCTCACCAACGGTGCCCTGACCGTCTCCAACCGTGCCATCGACCCGTCGCTGTCGGAGTACGCCGAGGACGGCAGCCTCCTGGTCGCGCACCACTACCTCAGCCGCAAGCGCAAGCTCCCGGTGCCCACGAACACCCCGTTGCCGATCGACGTGGATCTCGTGCCCACCGACGCGGTTCTCGACATCGGTCACCGTCTGCGTGTCGACGTCTACGCGGGCAGTGTGCCGCGGTATCTGACGGTCGTCCCCGACCTGATCCGCGCACACGGTCGGCGACAGGATCTCGTCCTCGACCCGCATCACCCCAGCTACCTGTCGTTCCGCGCGATCGGCGATCCCGACTGGTGA
- the rplJ gene encoding 50S ribosomal protein L10 translates to MAKSDKVAAVAEISEQFKGSTATVITEYRGLSVKQLSDLRRSLGEGATYSVAKNTLVKRAAADAGVAGLDELFVGPTAIAFIEGEPVEAAKAIKTFAKDNKALIIKGGYMDGRALSVAEIERIADLETREILLSKLAGAMKGNLAKAAGLFNQPASQVARLAAALQEKKSAEGGAEAADTAADAPTEAAE, encoded by the coding sequence ATGGCCAAGTCCGACAAGGTCGCCGCAGTCGCGGAGATCTCCGAGCAGTTCAAGGGCTCCACGGCAACCGTCATCACGGAATACCGTGGTCTGTCCGTCAAGCAGCTCTCTGACCTGCGTCGTTCACTCGGCGAGGGCGCAACCTACTCCGTCGCCAAGAACACCCTGGTCAAACGCGCCGCAGCTGATGCGGGCGTTGCTGGGCTCGACGAGCTGTTCGTCGGCCCGACCGCGATCGCCTTCATCGAGGGCGAGCCGGTCGAGGCTGCGAAGGCGATCAAGACCTTCGCCAAGGACAACAAGGCTCTGATCATCAAGGGCGGATACATGGACGGCCGCGCGCTGTCCGTGGCGGAGATCGAGCGGATCGCCGACCTCGAGACCCGAGAGATCTTGCTGTCCAAGCTCGCCGGTGCCATGAAGGGCAACTTGGCAAAGGCCGCGGGTCTGTTCAATCAGCCCGCATCGCAGGTCGCGCGTCTCGCCGCGGCCCTGCAGGAGAAGAAGTCCGCCGAGGGCGGCGCGGAGGCAGCGGACACCGCGGCCGACGCACCGACCGAGGCTGCCGAATAA
- the rplL gene encoding 50S ribosomal protein L7/L12, translated as MAKLSADELIDQFKELTLLELSDFVKKFEEVFEVTAAAPVAVAAAGAPAAAEAAVEQDEFDVVLESAGDKKIQVIKVVREVVSGLGLKEAKDLVESAPKAILEKIDKDAAEAAKAKLEEAGAKVSVK; from the coding sequence ATGGCGAAGCTCAGTGCTGACGAGCTCATCGATCAGTTCAAGGAACTGACCCTGCTGGAGCTCAGCGACTTCGTGAAGAAGTTCGAAGAGGTCTTCGAGGTCACCGCGGCCGCCCCGGTCGCCGTTGCCGCCGCAGGCGCCCCGGCTGCCGCCGAGGCCGCTGTCGAGCAGGACGAGTTCGACGTCGTCCTCGAGAGCGCAGGCGACAAGAAGATCCAGGTGATCAAGGTCGTCCGCGAGGTCGTCTCCGGACTGGGCCTCAAGGAGGCCAAGGATCTCGTCGAGAGCGCCCCCAAGGCGATCCTCGAGAAGATCGACAAGGACGCTGCCGAGGCGGCCAAGGCCAAGCTCGAAGAGGCCGGCGCCAAGGTGTCCGTCAAGTAA